One region of Mus musculus strain C57BL/6J chromosome 15, GRCm38.p6 C57BL/6J genomic DNA includes:
- the Pou6f1 gene encoding POU domain, class 6, transcription factor 1 isoform X9 — protein sequence MDPGAGSDSSLTVNEQVIVMSGHETIRVLEVGVDAQLPAEEESKGLESVAAGGSQSGGPVEASGPAEAGSCDPDHSAEATVKSLPGVPPSPAPAIATFNQAPSQPQASQTLTPLAVQAAPQVLTQESLATVLTGVMVPAGTVTQPLLIPIGITGQVAGQQGLAVWTIPTATVAALPGLTAASPTGGTFKPPLAGLQAAAVLNTALPTPVQAAPPIQASSPAQPRPPAQPQPLFQTQPLLQTTPAILPQPTAATVAAPTPKTVDATPQITVQPAGFAFSPGIVSRCPHPGLTRDGPKLGPRVECPPQWRTSSLNTAIPGTSAKMGSH from the exons GTCATTGTGATGTCAGGCCACGAGACCATCCGAGTattggaggtgggagtggatgccCAGCTTCCAGCCGAGGAGGAGAGCAAAGGACTGGAGAGTGTGGCAGCTGGTGGCTCCCAGAGTGGAGGCCCTGTTGAAGCCAGTGGACCTGCTGAAGCTGGGTCATGTGACCCCGACCATTCTGCAGAGGCAACTG TGAAGTCGCTGCCCGGAGTCCCTCCGAGTCCTGCCCCAGCGATTGCCACCTTCAACCAAGCCCCGAGCCAGCCTCAGGCATCACAGACCCTGACGCCGCTGGCTGTACAAGCTGCCCCCCAG GTCTTGACTCAGGAAAGCTTAGCCACAGTTCTGACAGGAGTTATGGTCCCAGCAGGGACTGTTACTCAACCTCTTCTTATCCCCATCGGTATTACAGGTCAAGTGGCTGGGCAGCAGGGGCTGGCCGTGTGGACAATCCCTACAGCAACTGTGGCTGCCCTCCCAGGACTGACCGCGGCCTCTCCCACGGGGGGAACTTTCAAGCCACCTTTAGCTGGTCTCCAAG CAGCTGCCGTGCTGAACACCGCTCTCCCGACACCTGTACAAGCTGCCCCACCAATCCAGGCCTCCTCGCCCGCCCAGCCCCGGCCACCAGCTCAGCCCCAGCCACTGTTCCAGACCCAGCCGCTGCTACAGACCACGCCTGCCATCCTCCCACAACCCACCGCTGCCACCGTTGCTGCCCCCACACCCAAGACAGTGGACGCCACCCCGCAGATCACTGTCCAGCCTGCAGGCTTCGCATTTAGCCCAGGGATCGTAAGCCGCTGCCCTCACCCAGGGCTGACGAGGGATGGACCAAAGCTTGGGCCAAGGGTGGAATGTCCCCCACAGTGGAGGACCAGCTCCTTGAACACAGCCATTCCCGGCACATCAGCAAAGATGGGCTCCCATTGA
- the Pou6f1 gene encoding POU domain, class 6, transcription factor 1 isoform X6, whose product MDPGAGSDSSLTVNEQVIVMSGHETIRVLEVGVDAQLPAEEESKGLESVAAGGSQSGGPVEASGPAEAGSCDPDHSAEATVKSLPGVPPSPAPAIATFNQAPSQPQASQTLTPLAVQAAPQVLTQESLATVLTGVMVPAGTVTQPLLIPIGITGQVAGQQGLAVWTIPTATVAALPGLTAASPTGGTFKPPLAGLQAAAVLNTALPTPVQAAPPIQASSPAQPRPPAQPQPLFQTQPLLQTTPAILPQPTAATVAAPTPKTVDATPQITVQPAGFAFSPGIISAASLGGQTQILGSLTTAPVITNTIPSMPGISSQILTNAQGQVIGALPWVVNSASVATPAPAQSLQVQAVTPQLLLNAQGQVIATLASSPLPQPVAVRKPNTPESPAKSEVQPIQPTQAVPQPAVILTSPTPALKPSAATPIPITCSETPTVSQLVSSLRNWTSHPRAPRS is encoded by the exons GTCATTGTGATGTCAGGCCACGAGACCATCCGAGTattggaggtgggagtggatgccCAGCTTCCAGCCGAGGAGGAGAGCAAAGGACTGGAGAGTGTGGCAGCTGGTGGCTCCCAGAGTGGAGGCCCTGTTGAAGCCAGTGGACCTGCTGAAGCTGGGTCATGTGACCCCGACCATTCTGCAGAGGCAACTG TGAAGTCGCTGCCCGGAGTCCCTCCGAGTCCTGCCCCAGCGATTGCCACCTTCAACCAAGCCCCGAGCCAGCCTCAGGCATCACAGACCCTGACGCCGCTGGCTGTACAAGCTGCCCCCCAG GTCTTGACTCAGGAAAGCTTAGCCACAGTTCTGACAGGAGTTATGGTCCCAGCAGGGACTGTTACTCAACCTCTTCTTATCCCCATCGGTATTACAGGTCAAGTGGCTGGGCAGCAGGGGCTGGCCGTGTGGACAATCCCTACAGCAACTGTGGCTGCCCTCCCAGGACTGACCGCGGCCTCTCCCACGGGGGGAACTTTCAAGCCACCTTTAGCTGGTCTCCAAG CAGCTGCCGTGCTGAACACCGCTCTCCCGACACCTGTACAAGCTGCCCCACCAATCCAGGCCTCCTCGCCCGCCCAGCCCCGGCCACCAGCTCAGCCCCAGCCACTGTTCCAGACCCAGCCGCTGCTACAGACCACGCCTGCCATCCTCCCACAACCCACCGCTGCCACCGTTGCTGCCCCCACACCCAAGACAGTGGACGCCACCCCGCAGATCACTGTCCAGCCTGCAGGCTTCGCATTTAGCCCAGGGATC ATCAGTGCAGCCTCCCTCGGGGGACAGACGCAGATCCTGGGCTCCCTCACTACAGCTCCAGTTATTACCAACACCATTCCCAGCATGCCCGGGATCAGCAGTCAGATCCTCACGAATGCTCAGGGACAG GTTATTGGAGCACTTCCGTGGGTAGTGAACTCAGCTAGCGTGGCCACACCAGCACCGGCACAGAGCCTGCAGGTCCAAGCCGTGACTCCCCAGCTCTTGTTGAATGCCCAGGGCCAGGTGATCGCAACCCTAGCCAgcagccccctgcctcagcctgtggCTGTCAGGAAGCCAAACACACCGGAGTCCCCTGCTAAGAGTGAG GTGCAGCCTATCCAGCCGACACAAGCCGTGCCCCAGCCTGCAGTAATCCTCACCAGCCCAACGCCAGCGCTCAAGCCGTCAGCTGCAACTCCCATCCCAATCACCTGCTCAGAGACCCCAACCGTCAGTCAGTTGGTATCAA GTTTGAGAAATTGGACATCACACCCAAGAGCGCCCAGAAGCTGA
- the Pou6f1 gene encoding POU domain, class 6, transcription factor 1 translates to MDPGAGSDSSLTVNEQVIVMSGHETIRVLEVGVDAQLPAEEESKGLESVAAGGSQSGGPVEASGPAEAGSCDPDHSAEATVAARSPSESCPSDCHLQPSPEPASGITDPDAAGCTSCPPGQVAGQQGLAVWTIPTATVAALPGLTAASPTGGTFKPPLAGLQAAAVLNTALPTPVQAAPPIQASSPAQPRPPAQPQPLFQTQPLLQTTPAILPQPTAATVAAPTPKTVDATPQITVQPAGFAFSPGIISAASLGGQTQILGSLTTAPVITNTIPSMPGISSQILTNAQGQVIGALPWVVNSASVATPAPAQSLQVQAVTPQLLLNAQGQVIATLASSPLPQPVAVRKPNTPESPAKSEVQPIQPTQAVPQPAVILTSPTPALKPSAATPIPITCSETPTVSQLVSKPHTPSLDEDGINLEEIREFAKNFKIRRLSLGLTQTQVGQALTATEGPAYSQSAICRFEKLDITPKSAQKLKPVLEKWLMEAELRNQEGQQNLMEFVGGEPSKKRKRRTSFTPQAIEALNAYFEKNPLPTGQEITEIAKELNYDREVVRVWFCNRRQTLKNTSKLNVFQIP, encoded by the exons GTCATTGTGATGTCAGGCCACGAGACCATCCGAGTattggaggtgggagtggatgccCAGCTTCCAGCCGAGGAGGAGAGCAAAGGACTGGAGAGTGTGGCAGCTGGTGGCTCCCAGAGTGGAGGCCCTGTTGAAGCCAGTGGACCTGCTGAAGCTGGGTCATGTGACCCCGACCATTCTGCAGAGGCAACTG TCGCTGCCCGGAGTCCCTCCGAGTCCTGCCCCAGCGATTGCCACCTTCAACCAAGCCCCGAGCCAGCCTCAGGCATCACAGACCCTGACGCCGCTGGCTGTACAAGCTGCCCCCCAG GTCAAGTGGCTGGGCAGCAGGGGCTGGCCGTGTGGACAATCCCTACAGCAACTGTGGCTGCCCTCCCAGGACTGACCGCGGCCTCTCCCACGGGGGGAACTTTCAAGCCACCTTTAGCTGGTCTCCAAG CAGCTGCCGTGCTGAACACCGCTCTCCCGACACCTGTACAAGCTGCCCCACCAATCCAGGCCTCCTCGCCCGCCCAGCCCCGGCCACCAGCTCAGCCCCAGCCACTGTTCCAGACCCAGCCGCTGCTACAGACCACGCCTGCCATCCTCCCACAACCCACCGCTGCCACCGTTGCTGCCCCCACACCCAAGACAGTGGACGCCACCCCGCAGATCACTGTCCAGCCTGCAGGCTTCGCATTTAGCCCAGGGATC ATCAGTGCAGCCTCCCTCGGGGGACAGACGCAGATCCTGGGCTCCCTCACTACAGCTCCAGTTATTACCAACACCATTCCCAGCATGCCCGGGATCAGCAGTCAGATCCTCACGAATGCTCAGGGACAG GTTATTGGAGCACTTCCGTGGGTAGTGAACTCAGCTAGCGTGGCCACACCAGCACCGGCACAGAGCCTGCAGGTCCAAGCCGTGACTCCCCAGCTCTTGTTGAATGCCCAGGGCCAGGTGATCGCAACCCTAGCCAgcagccccctgcctcagcctgtggCTGTCAGGAAGCCAAACACACCGGAGTCCCCTGCTAAGAGTGAG GTGCAGCCTATCCAGCCGACACAAGCCGTGCCCCAGCCTGCAGTAATCCTCACCAGCCCAACGCCAGCGCTCAAGCCGTCAGCTGCAACTCCCATCCCAATCACCTGCTCAGAGACCCCAACCGTCAGTCAGTTGGTATCAA AGCCGCACACCCCAAGTCTGGATGAGGACGGGATCAACTTAGAAGAGATCCGGGAGTTTGCTAAGAATTTTAAGATCCGGCGGCTCTCCCTGGGTCTGACACAGACCCAGGTGGGCCAGGCTTTGACGGCGACAGAAGGGCCGGCCTACAGCCAATCAGCCATCTGCAG GTTTGAGAAATTGGACATCACACCCAAGAGCGCCCAGAAGCTGAAGCCGGTTTTGGAAAAGTGGTTGATGGAGGCAGAGCTCCGCAACCAGGAAGGCCAGCAGAACCTGATGGAGTTCGTGGGCGGCGAGCCCTCCAAGAAACGCAAGCGGCGCACTTCCTTCACACCGCAGGCCATAGAGGCTCTCAATGCCTACTTTGAGAAAAACCCCCTGCCCACCGGCCAGGAGATCACGGAGATCGCCAAGGAGCTCAACTACGACCGGGAGGTGGTGAGGGTCTGGTTCTGTAATCGACGCCAGACACTGAAGAACACCAGCAAGCTGAACGTCTTTCAGATCCCGTAG
- the Pou6f1 gene encoding POU domain, class 6, transcription factor 1 isoform X8, translated as MPISAASLGGQTQILGSLTTAPVITNTIPSMPGISSQILTNAQGQVIGALPWVVNSASVATPAPAQSLQVQAVTPQLLLNAQGQVIATLASSPLPQPVAVRKPNTPESPAKSEVQPIQPTQAVPQPAVILTSPTPALKPSAATPIPITCSETPTVSQLVSKPHTPSLDEDGINLEEIREFAKNFKIRRLSLGLTQTQVGQALTATEGPAYSQSAICRFEKLDITPKSAQKLKPVLEKWLMEAELRNQEGQQNLMEFVGGEPSKKRKRRTSFTPQAIEALNAYFEKNPLPTGQEITEIAKELNYDREVVRVWFCNRRQTLKNTSKLNVFQIP; from the exons ATGCCT ATCAGTGCAGCCTCCCTCGGGGGACAGACGCAGATCCTGGGCTCCCTCACTACAGCTCCAGTTATTACCAACACCATTCCCAGCATGCCCGGGATCAGCAGTCAGATCCTCACGAATGCTCAGGGACAG GTTATTGGAGCACTTCCGTGGGTAGTGAACTCAGCTAGCGTGGCCACACCAGCACCGGCACAGAGCCTGCAGGTCCAAGCCGTGACTCCCCAGCTCTTGTTGAATGCCCAGGGCCAGGTGATCGCAACCCTAGCCAgcagccccctgcctcagcctgtggCTGTCAGGAAGCCAAACACACCGGAGTCCCCTGCTAAGAGTGAG GTGCAGCCTATCCAGCCGACACAAGCCGTGCCCCAGCCTGCAGTAATCCTCACCAGCCCAACGCCAGCGCTCAAGCCGTCAGCTGCAACTCCCATCCCAATCACCTGCTCAGAGACCCCAACCGTCAGTCAGTTGGTATCAA AGCCGCACACCCCAAGTCTGGATGAGGACGGGATCAACTTAGAAGAGATCCGGGAGTTTGCTAAGAATTTTAAGATCCGGCGGCTCTCCCTGGGTCTGACACAGACCCAGGTGGGCCAGGCTTTGACGGCGACAGAAGGGCCGGCCTACAGCCAATCAGCCATCTGCAG GTTTGAGAAATTGGACATCACACCCAAGAGCGCCCAGAAGCTGAAGCCGGTTTTGGAAAAGTGGTTGATGGAGGCAGAGCTCCGCAACCAGGAAGGCCAGCAGAACCTGATGGAGTTCGTGGGCGGCGAGCCCTCCAAGAAACGCAAGCGGCGCACTTCCTTCACACCGCAGGCCATAGAGGCTCTCAATGCCTACTTTGAGAAAAACCCCCTGCCCACCGGCCAGGAGATCACGGAGATCGCCAAGGAGCTCAACTACGACCGGGAGGTGGTGAGGGTCTGGTTCTGTAATCGACGCCAGACACTGAAGAACACCAGCAAGCTGAACGTCTTTCAGATCCCGTAG